From a single Haladaptatus cibarius D43 genomic region:
- a CDS encoding serine hydrolase — protein MATNALSVENTRDIESFVSEWVRDEGVPGVSVAIVDDTDCLYTDGFGARNLETNAPATPETLYGIGSCTKSITTVAILQLAEDSQLTLDDPVDDYLPYLREVNADSIRIHELLTHSSGMPSDGSLSALITRLTGRSDQDPDQPLSSDDDFRRHIEGSVDERLTDRDRFFYYNTGYYLLGKVIEAVTEQPYAEYIRDQILEPLAMTQSLFSEADFETVEDRMTPYNQEDGTAVEGKLAFDERLYAAGGMISSVREMANYLQMFLREGTFDDHEILSSESIESMTKPYATREEYLDEREQGYGYGVAVESFLTDTLVNHGGMMGTTTAWFGYLVDAGIGVVTMCNTAPEKRPSDVGKALLAIVQDESPATVVPTYMLEQKAEPLLGEYASYHGIRTATVSKRSGGLHISFDDPGWSADHYVYPERLQPDDYQYSFVTDTGKQVPVEFRIDDDAVSMLFQRWQLHKE, from the coding sequence ATGGCAACCAATGCTCTTTCAGTAGAAAACACGCGCGACATTGAATCATTTGTGAGTGAATGGGTTCGTGACGAAGGTGTTCCTGGTGTAAGTGTAGCGATTGTCGACGACACGGATTGTCTCTATACCGATGGGTTTGGGGCACGTAACCTAGAAACAAACGCACCAGCGACGCCAGAGACGCTCTATGGCATCGGCTCTTGCACCAAGTCAATTACCACTGTAGCGATTTTACAACTCGCTGAAGACAGCCAGCTCACACTTGATGATCCAGTTGACGACTACCTTCCATACCTCCGTGAGGTCAACGCGGACTCAATCAGGATCCATGAGCTGCTCACGCATTCGTCGGGAATGCCCAGCGATGGCAGTCTTTCAGCCCTCATCACACGACTCACAGGCCGCAGTGACCAGGATCCAGATCAGCCATTGAGCAGTGATGACGATTTTCGACGACACATCGAGGGATCTGTCGATGAACGACTGACTGATCGTGACCGGTTTTTCTACTATAACACGGGCTATTATCTCCTCGGCAAGGTCATAGAAGCAGTCACCGAGCAACCGTATGCAGAGTATATTCGCGACCAGATTCTCGAACCACTGGCGATGACTCAGTCGTTATTTTCCGAAGCAGACTTTGAGACGGTTGAAGATCGAATGACACCGTATAACCAAGAGGATGGAACAGCTGTCGAGGGCAAGTTAGCTTTCGATGAACGACTGTATGCCGCGGGCGGAATGATTAGCTCGGTCAGAGAGATGGCAAACTACCTTCAGATGTTCCTACGGGAAGGAACGTTTGACGATCACGAGATACTCTCATCGGAATCGATCGAATCGATGACCAAGCCGTATGCAACACGTGAGGAGTATCTCGACGAACGCGAACAGGGTTATGGGTATGGCGTCGCTGTCGAGTCATTTCTTACCGACACACTGGTTAACCACGGTGGGATGATGGGAACGACCACAGCCTGGTTTGGCTATTTGGTTGATGCTGGAATTGGTGTCGTAACGATGTGCAACACTGCTCCCGAGAAACGTCCCTCTGATGTAGGAAAGGCGCTTCTCGCCATTGTACAGGATGAATCGCCAGCAACAGTGGTGCCAACGTATATGCTTGAGCAGAAAGCAGAACCATTACTTGGAGAATATGCATCGTATCATGGTATCCGAACGGCAACCGTCTCAAAGAGGAGTGGCGGCCTCCATATTTCATTTGACGATCCAGGATGGTCAGCTGATCACTACGTCTATCCCGAGCGACTACAACCGGACGACTATCAGTACTCATTTGTCACCGACACTGGAAAGCAGGTGCCAGTAGAGTTTCGCATTGACGATGACGCAGTGAGTATGCTGTTTCAGCGGTGGCAGCTCCACAAAGAGTGA